Proteins encoded within one genomic window of Flavobacterium oreochromis:
- a CDS encoding ABC transporter transmembrane domain-containing protein, which yields MNRWKYISSVILLIVSLITSFFIPFTFQKIIDSGIVLKNINIVYYFLVAQMVLFISSFISDFSSTLLLTKINYKLSIQLKENLLLKLMRLPIRFFDTRLNTETLQRIQDQNKIQNFITWKGIDFSLSILNILIFSSLLCYFNPIIFSIYMTLSVFSIIWVIFFYKKSNVRIRYVLRAI from the coding sequence TTGAATAGATGGAAATACATAAGTTCTGTTATACTACTAATAGTTAGTTTAATAACTTCTTTTTTTATTCCATTTACTTTTCAAAAAATCATTGATTCTGGTATTGTTTTAAAAAATATTAATATAGTTTATTATTTTTTAGTAGCTCAAATGGTGCTTTTTATATCCAGTTTTATATCTGATTTTTCAAGTACTTTACTTTTAACAAAAATTAATTATAAATTAAGTATTCAATTAAAAGAAAACTTATTGCTAAAATTAATGCGTTTACCTATACGATTTTTTGATACCAGACTCAATACAGAAACTTTACAACGCATTCAAGATCAGAATAAAATACAAAATTTTATTACTTGGAAAGGAATTGATTTCAGTTTAAGTATACTTAATATACTTATATTTAGTAGTTTACTTTGTTATTTCAATCCTATTATATTTAGTATATACATGACATTGTCAGTATTCTCAATCATTTGGGTAATCTTTTTTTACAAAAAGAGCAATGTTAGAATACGCTATGTTCTTAGGGCAATCTGA
- a CDS encoding pyridoxal phosphate-dependent aminotransferase encodes MPKVSNKGLQMPESPIRKLVPYAETAKRKGHKVYHLNIGQPDIQTPEVALKAIKDTAIKVLEYSHSAGFDSYRTKLSESYNKIGLPIAKEDIIVTTGGSEALLFALGSTMDAGDEIIIPEPFYANYNGFATASGVKVVPVMSGIETGFALPPITDFEKLITPNTKAILICNPGNPTGYLYSQDEINQLAELVKKYDLFLIADEVYREFVYDEGAKHYSVMNITGIENHAIMIDSVSKRYSMCGARIGCIVSKNKEVMDTAMKFAQARLSPPTYEQIASEAALDTPQSYFDEVIKEYKDRRDTLIQEMNKIPGVKIATPKGAFYCIAQLPIKNADDFAQWLLESFDFNGETVMVAPAAGFYSTPGVGLNEVRIAYVLKKEDIIKSAKILGEALKVYNK; translated from the coding sequence ATGCCAAAAGTTTCAAATAAAGGGCTTCAAATGCCAGAATCTCCTATCAGAAAGTTAGTACCTTATGCAGAAACTGCAAAAAGAAAAGGGCACAAAGTATATCATTTAAACATAGGTCAACCTGATATTCAAACACCAGAAGTAGCTTTAAAAGCTATTAAAGACACAGCTATTAAAGTTTTAGAATATAGTCATTCTGCTGGTTTTGATAGTTATAGAACTAAACTTTCTGAGAGTTATAATAAAATAGGATTACCAATTGCAAAAGAAGATATAATTGTAACAACAGGAGGATCTGAAGCACTGTTATTTGCTTTAGGAAGTACAATGGATGCAGGAGATGAAATTATTATTCCAGAACCTTTTTATGCTAACTATAATGGATTTGCTACTGCATCTGGAGTTAAAGTAGTTCCTGTAATGTCAGGAATAGAAACTGGTTTTGCTTTACCTCCAATTACTGATTTTGAAAAATTAATAACTCCTAATACAAAAGCAATTTTAATTTGTAATCCAGGAAATCCTACTGGTTATTTGTATTCTCAAGATGAAATCAACCAATTAGCAGAATTAGTAAAAAAATATGATCTATTCTTAATTGCTGATGAAGTATACCGCGAATTTGTTTATGATGAGGGCGCTAAACATTATTCTGTTATGAATATTACAGGTATAGAAAATCATGCAATTATGATTGATTCAGTCTCAAAACGTTACAGCATGTGTGGTGCACGTATAGGATGTATCGTTTCTAAAAATAAAGAAGTAATGGATACTGCAATGAAATTTGCACAAGCTAGACTTTCTCCTCCTACTTACGAACAAATAGCAAGTGAAGCTGCTTTAGATACACCACAAAGTTATTTTGATGAAGTGATCAAAGAATATAAGGATAGACGTGATACTTTAATTCAAGAAATGAACAAAATTCCTGGAGTAAAAATTGCTACTCCTAAAGGAGCTTTTTATTGTATAGCACAATTACCTATAAAAAATGCTGATGATTTTGCACAATGGCTATTAGAATCTTTTGATTTTAATGGTGAAACCGTAATGGTAGCTCCAGCAGCTGGATTTTATTCAACCCCTGGCGTAGGACTTAATGAAGTTCGCATTGCTTACGTATTAAAAAAAGAAGATATTATCAAATCGGCTAAAATATTAGGTGAAGCACTGAAAGTATATAACAAATAA
- the yidD gene encoding membrane protein insertion efficiency factor YidD has translation MNFKKILILPLIFLVRVYQYIISPLMPPTCRYQPTCSHYMIEALQKHGPLKGLYLGIKRILSCHPWGGNGYDPVP, from the coding sequence ATGAATTTTAAAAAAATATTAATTTTACCACTAATCTTTTTAGTACGAGTTTATCAATATATAATTTCCCCCTTAATGCCTCCAACTTGTAGATACCAACCTACTTGTTCTCATTATATGATAGAAGCTTTACAAAAACATGGCCCTTTAAAAGGATTATATTTAGGTATTAAGCGTATATTAAGTTGTCACCCTTGGGGAGGTAATGGATATGATCCAGTACCTTAA
- a CDS encoding 4Fe-4S dicluster domain-containing protein — protein sequence MAIIITDECINCGACEPECPNTAIYEGADDWRWKDGTKLTGKIVLPDGTEVDAEVAQTPISDDIYYIVPGKCTECKGFHEEPQCAAVCPVDCCVPDDNHVETEETLLNRQSFLHNE from the coding sequence ATGGCAATTATAATTACAGACGAATGTATTAACTGTGGGGCATGCGAGCCAGAGTGCCCTAATACTGCAATTTATGAAGGAGCTGATGATTGGAGATGGAAAGACGGTACTAAATTAACAGGTAAAATAGTTTTACCTGATGGAACAGAAGTAGATGCAGAAGTAGCACAGACCCCTATTTCTGATGATATATATTATATTGTTCCAGGTAAGTGTACTGAGTGTAAAGGTTTTCATGAAGAACCACAATGTGCTGCAGTATGTCCAGTAGATTGTTGTGTTCCTGATGATAATCATGTTGAAACAGAGGAAACATTACTCAATAGACAGTCTTTTTTACATAATGAGTAA
- a CDS encoding DUF937 domain-containing protein, translated as MSEILDLINSDLGKQIVGNISNTVGTTEKETSNVLSSALPQLVNAMQTNSNTETGTGGLLSALLNGKHNGGLLENIGDLFNSGNIDTQDGGKILGHILGNNQSNLENKLSLSTGVPSDKISSILQMAAPLLMSFLAGKAKSANVQNTNDLGGLLSSLLGGNSTITSILDQDGDGQLGINDAVTVATKKEALEDY; from the coding sequence ATGTCAGAAATTTTAGATTTAATCAATAGTGATTTAGGGAAACAAATTGTTGGAAACATAAGCAATACAGTTGGAACAACAGAAAAAGAAACTTCAAATGTATTGAGTTCAGCTCTTCCTCAATTAGTTAATGCTATGCAAACTAATTCAAATACAGAAACAGGTACTGGAGGATTGTTAAGTGCATTATTAAATGGTAAACATAATGGAGGTTTATTAGAAAACATTGGAGATCTATTTAATTCAGGAAATATAGATACTCAAGATGGAGGAAAAATATTAGGTCACATTTTAGGTAATAATCAATCTAATTTAGAAAATAAATTAAGTTTATCCACAGGTGTTCCATCCGATAAAATCAGTTCAATTTTACAAATGGCAGCTCCTTTACTAATGTCATTTTTAGCAGGTAAAGCAAAATCAGCTAATGTTCAAAATACAAATGATTTAGGAGGACTATTAAGTAGTTTATTAGGAGGAAATTCAACAATCACATCTATACTAGATCAAGATGGAGATGGTCAATTAGGCATTAATGATGCTGTTACAGTAGCCACAAAAAAGGAGGCTTTGGAGGATTATTAG
- a CDS encoding ATP-binding cassette domain-containing protein: MKKIDEDQLINAAKIANILELIKVLPMGFNTKVGNSGIELSGGQKQRILIARAVYKNPEFIFFDEATSALDAENEKIIHDNLQEFFKGKTVVIIAHRLSTVKNADQIIVLKQGQLVEKGSHQELVDKKGDYFNLVKNQLELGN; encoded by the coding sequence ATGAAAAAAATTGATGAAGATCAATTAATAAACGCAGCGAAAATAGCCAATATATTAGAATTAATAAAAGTACTACCTATGGGATTTAATACTAAAGTAGGAAATTCAGGAATAGAACTTAGTGGAGGACAAAAACAACGAATTTTAATAGCTCGTGCTGTTTATAAAAATCCAGAATTTATCTTTTTTGATGAAGCGACTTCAGCATTAGATGCAGAAAATGAAAAAATAATTCATGATAATTTACAAGAATTTTTTAAAGGAAAAACTGTTGTTATTATAGCGCATCGCTTATCAACAGTAAAAAATGCTGATCAAATTATAGTATTAAAACAAGGTCAATTAGTAGAAAAAGGGAGTCATCAGGAGCTAGTTGATAAAAAAGGAGATTATTTTAACTTAGTTAAAAATCAATTAGAATTAGGAAACTAA
- a CDS encoding radical SAM/SPASM domain-containing protein, producing the protein MKKYSRFNSILPYQGKYALYNSLEQKFLFIERELKEILEASIIEGISNLKEIHPTFFEYLSENNFIINSNIDETEKLREISIKVDENYSTFLLTVNPTMNCNFKCWYCYETHIKDSKLDYSVLDSVKKFVTKTISKPEMEYFSLSFFGGEPLLYFKMNVAPLIDHLREECNYHNKKYSISFTTNGYLVNDYFIEYFKKYDMYASLQITLDGYKEEHDEVRFVNKKKGSYNEIIANIKKLLLNERFNITLRINYTDKNIHNCFKIINDFEDLPIEIKRKKLLIDFHRVWQNDQLDDSNKVLMDNISIMESKGFRTNMIYSPDNVKASCYADKRNSATINYNGDLFKCTARDFLSENRAGYISQEGDLIWENGYLDKRMDSKFKNKPCLTCRIMPLCNGGCTQHAMENVGKDYCVFHGDESEKDKVVLTKIEQILQENATLQEA; encoded by the coding sequence ATGAAAAAATATAGTCGCTTTAATAGCATATTACCTTATCAAGGAAAATATGCCTTATACAATTCATTAGAACAAAAATTTCTTTTTATAGAAAGAGAATTAAAAGAAATTTTAGAAGCTTCTATTATAGAAGGTATTAGCAATTTAAAAGAAATACACCCTACTTTTTTTGAATACTTATCAGAAAATAACTTCATCATTAACAGTAATATAGATGAAACAGAAAAACTAAGAGAAATCAGTATAAAAGTAGATGAAAACTATTCTACCTTTTTACTTACAGTAAATCCTACAATGAATTGTAATTTCAAGTGCTGGTATTGTTATGAAACTCATATAAAAGATTCCAAATTAGATTATTCAGTTTTAGATTCAGTAAAAAAGTTTGTTACAAAAACAATTTCAAAACCTGAAATGGAATATTTCTCATTATCATTTTTTGGAGGAGAACCTTTATTGTACTTCAAAATGAATGTAGCTCCATTAATAGATCATCTAAGAGAAGAGTGTAATTATCATAATAAAAAATATTCAATTAGTTTTACAACAAATGGGTATCTCGTTAATGATTATTTTATAGAATATTTCAAAAAATATGATATGTATGCTAGTTTACAAATTACTCTAGATGGTTATAAAGAAGAACATGATGAAGTTCGGTTTGTAAATAAAAAGAAAGGAAGTTACAACGAAATTATAGCTAATATTAAAAAATTGCTTTTAAATGAGCGTTTTAATATTACACTTCGTATAAACTATACGGACAAAAATATTCATAATTGTTTCAAAATTATTAATGATTTTGAAGACCTTCCAATAGAAATTAAAAGAAAAAAATTACTGATAGACTTTCACCGTGTATGGCAAAATGATCAATTAGATGATAGTAATAAGGTTTTAATGGATAATATATCTATTATGGAATCAAAAGGTTTTAGAACAAATATGATCTATTCTCCAGATAATGTAAAAGCTTCTTGTTATGCTGATAAAAGAAATAGTGCAACTATAAACTATAATGGAGATTTATTTAAATGTACTGCAAGAGATTTTCTTTCAGAAAATAGAGCTGGTTATATTTCACAGGAAGGAGATTTAATCTGGGAAAATGGTTATTTAGATAAAAGAATGGATTCTAAATTTAAAAATAAACCCTGTCTTACTTGTAGAATTATGCCTCTTTGCAATGGTGGATGTACACAACATGCTATGGAAAATGTAGGAAAAGATTATTGCGTTTTTCATGGAGATGAATCAGAAAAAGACAAAGTTGTTTTAACTAAAATAGAGCAAATATTACAAGAAAATGCTACATTACAAGAAGCCTAA
- the folE gene encoding GTP cyclohydrolase I FolE: MAHNEEFHDELGHSHIATSATTPLRSDAFDLSDEEKITSIRKDVENILNTLGMDLTDDSLSGTPNRVAKMFVKDIFGGLNPNKKPGSSTFQNHYKYNEMLVEKNIVVYSTCEHHLLPIIGRAHVAYISNGTVIGLSKMNRIVDYYAKRPQVQERLTMQIVQELQNVLGTDDVACVIDAKHLCVNSRGIKDIESSTVTAEFGGKFKNEATRKEFLDYIKLETKF; encoded by the coding sequence ATGGCTCATAACGAAGAATTTCACGACGAATTAGGACACAGTCATATAGCAACTAGTGCCACTACCCCTTTGCGTAGTGATGCTTTTGATTTATCGGACGAAGAAAAGATTACTTCAATCCGTAAAGATGTTGAAAATATTTTAAACACTTTAGGAATGGATTTAACAGATGATAGCTTAAGCGGTACACCTAATCGTGTGGCAAAAATGTTTGTTAAAGATATTTTTGGAGGATTAAACCCAAATAAAAAACCTGGATCTTCTACTTTTCAAAATCATTATAAATATAATGAAATGTTAGTAGAGAAAAATATTGTAGTTTATTCTACTTGCGAACACCATCTTTTACCAATTATAGGTCGTGCCCATGTTGCTTATATTTCAAATGGCACCGTAATTGGTCTGTCTAAAATGAACCGTATAGTAGACTATTATGCTAAACGTCCTCAAGTACAAGAACGTTTAACTATGCAAATTGTGCAAGAATTACAAAATGTATTAGGTACTGATGATGTAGCTTGTGTAATAGATGCAAAACATCTATGTGTTAACTCACGTGGTATAAAAGATATTGAAAGCAGCACAGTAACTGCTGAATTTGGTGGTAAATTCAAAAATGAGGCAACTCGTAAAGAATTTTTAGACTATATAAAATTAGAAACTAAATTTTAA
- a CDS encoding RelA/SpoT family protein produces MVEIDIEKENKAIAQEYKELLRISYQTLSDEDKKLIRKAFDFAVDAHQDQRRKSGEAYIFHPIAVAKIVAGEIGLGATGIAAALLHDVVEDTDITVEEIEKTFNPKVAQLVAGLTKISQVKKDMNISMQAENFRKMLLTLNDDVRVIIIKLADRLHNMQTMESMAEHKQLKIASETLYIYAPLAHRLGLYNIKTKLEDLGLKYTEPSVYNDIVSKIKESKEEQDAYIKSISDILQKSLDEEGIDYIIKGRPKSIYSIRRKMAAQKVSFDEVYDKFALRIVYKSNPHDEKFLAWKIYSIVTDHYRPSPSRLRDWISSPKSTGYEALHITVMGPLGRWVEIQVRSERMDEIAEKGYAAHYKYKQGATEETSLDTWLNLLREALENADSNAVDFVEDFKMNLYAKEIYVFTPKGEIKSLPKGATALDFAFSVHSEIGIKTRGTRVNGKLVPLNHELKSGDQVEIITSAHQKPTVTWLDYVTTSRAKNKIRNVLNENTKKIGEDGKEILERKLRHLKINFNENTINELVAFLRLKTSLDLFYRVGIGSIDNQQLKDYAAQKNNTFINFFRGKIKKGQTVNPEIIQKEEITQKYDLLVFGIEQDRLDYKLSSCCNPIPGDPVFGFVTINEGIKVHKKDCPNAISLQSNYAYRIISAKWIDSTQQDFKATLKITGMDTLGLTNELTRVISNNLNVNIQSISLSGEAGLFTGQITVVVPNISILKKMIEGIKKIDGVEKVTREYTN; encoded by the coding sequence ATGGTTGAAATTGACATCGAAAAGGAAAATAAAGCAATCGCTCAAGAATACAAAGAATTACTTCGTATAAGTTATCAAACTTTGAGTGATGAAGATAAAAAATTGATTCGTAAAGCATTTGATTTTGCGGTTGATGCTCATCAAGATCAAAGAAGAAAATCAGGTGAAGCATATATTTTTCACCCTATAGCGGTTGCAAAAATCGTTGCTGGAGAAATTGGATTAGGAGCTACAGGAATAGCTGCTGCATTATTACATGATGTAGTTGAAGATACAGACATAACAGTAGAAGAAATAGAAAAAACATTCAATCCTAAAGTTGCTCAATTAGTAGCAGGCTTAACTAAAATTTCTCAAGTTAAAAAAGATATGAATATATCTATGCAGGCAGAAAATTTCAGAAAAATGCTACTAACGCTTAATGATGATGTACGAGTTATTATAATCAAATTAGCTGATCGTTTACATAATATGCAAACGATGGAATCAATGGCAGAACATAAACAATTAAAAATCGCCTCTGAAACACTTTATATTTATGCTCCCCTAGCCCATCGCCTTGGACTTTATAATATCAAGACAAAATTAGAAGACTTAGGATTAAAATATACTGAACCTTCTGTATATAATGATATTGTGAGTAAAATAAAAGAATCAAAAGAAGAACAAGATGCGTATATAAAAAGTATTTCAGACATTTTACAAAAATCATTAGATGAAGAAGGAATAGATTATATAATAAAAGGAAGACCAAAATCAATCTATTCCATTAGAAGAAAAATGGCTGCACAAAAAGTAAGTTTTGATGAAGTATATGACAAATTTGCTTTACGTATAGTCTATAAATCAAACCCTCATGATGAAAAATTCCTTGCTTGGAAAATTTATTCAATTGTTACTGATCATTATCGCCCCTCCCCTAGTCGTTTAAGAGATTGGATTTCTTCTCCTAAATCCACTGGTTATGAAGCTCTTCATATAACAGTTATGGGGCCACTAGGCCGATGGGTGGAAATACAAGTTCGTAGCGAACGAATGGATGAAATTGCAGAAAAAGGTTATGCAGCACATTATAAATATAAACAAGGCGCAACAGAAGAAACTAGTCTTGATACTTGGTTAAATCTATTAAGAGAAGCTCTCGAAAATGCTGATAGCAATGCAGTTGATTTTGTTGAAGATTTTAAAATGAATCTTTATGCAAAAGAAATATATGTTTTTACTCCAAAAGGAGAAATAAAATCATTACCCAAAGGAGCTACTGCATTAGATTTTGCTTTTTCAGTTCATTCCGAAATAGGTATAAAAACACGTGGCACCAGAGTTAATGGTAAGTTAGTTCCACTAAATCACGAATTAAAAAGTGGTGATCAAGTAGAAATTATAACTTCTGCACATCAAAAACCTACAGTTACATGGTTAGATTATGTTACTACTTCTCGAGCTAAAAATAAAATTAGAAATGTTTTAAATGAAAATACCAAAAAAATTGGAGAAGATGGTAAAGAAATATTAGAAAGAAAACTTCGTCATTTAAAAATAAATTTTAACGAAAATACTATTAATGAGCTTGTAGCTTTTCTAAGACTTAAAACTAGTTTAGACCTATTTTATAGAGTAGGAATTGGCTCTATAGATAATCAGCAACTAAAAGATTATGCAGCACAAAAAAATAATACTTTCATTAACTTCTTTAGAGGAAAAATTAAAAAAGGACAAACAGTTAACCCGGAAATTATCCAAAAAGAAGAAATTACTCAAAAGTATGACCTACTCGTATTTGGAATCGAACAAGATAGACTAGATTACAAACTATCAAGTTGTTGTAATCCTATACCTGGCGATCCTGTTTTTGGTTTTGTTACTATAAATGAAGGTATTAAAGTACATAAAAAAGATTGTCCTAATGCTATTAGTTTACAATCAAATTATGCTTATCGCATCATTTCAGCAAAATGGATTGATTCTACTCAACAAGATTTTAAAGCTACTCTAAAAATAACAGGAATGGATACCCTTGGTCTTACTAATGAATTAACAAGAGTAATTTCTAATAATTTAAATGTTAATATTCAAAGTATTTCTTTAAGCGGTGAAGCTGGACTTTTTACAGGACAAATAACAGTTGTCGTTCCTAATATTTCTATCCTTAAAAAAATGATTGAAGGTATTAAAAAAATTGATGGAGTTGAAAAAGTAACAAGAGAATACACTAATTAA
- a CDS encoding acyl-CoA reductase, producing the protein MSQKEIIIAFSKLGNFLKQFTPQGNIANEQVLYNELFFDSFAELIQTSKSHNGWFTSEQVYFSIQSWAEALTEENLIKWLRPYTYNEEKIKTIALVLAGNIPLVGFHDFISVLVSGNKVLAKLSSNDQKLLPFLANYLKKIEPKFKERILFSEEKLENFDAVIATGSNNTARYFEYYFRNKPSIIRKNRNSVAILNGSENKEELFLLGEDIFRYFGLGCRNVSKIFIPKNYDFKLFFEAIYPYGEIIHYEKYANNYDYNKAVFLMSLFKILDNEFLTIKEDTSYASPISSLFYEYYENLEDITNRLLRDKDLIQCVVSNHLTENSIPFGQTQKPKLWDYADNIDTIAFLNSL; encoded by the coding sequence ATGTCACAAAAAGAAATTATTATTGCATTTTCGAAATTAGGAAATTTCTTAAAACAATTTACCCCTCAAGGTAATATAGCGAATGAGCAAGTACTTTACAATGAACTCTTTTTTGACTCATTTGCAGAACTCATTCAAACATCTAAATCACATAATGGTTGGTTTACATCTGAACAGGTTTATTTTTCAATTCAATCTTGGGCTGAAGCTTTGACAGAAGAAAATCTAATTAAATGGTTAAGACCCTATACATATAATGAAGAAAAGATCAAAACAATTGCTTTAGTTTTAGCTGGGAATATCCCCTTAGTAGGTTTTCATGATTTTATATCTGTTTTAGTAAGTGGTAATAAAGTGTTAGCAAAATTATCCTCTAATGATCAAAAATTACTTCCTTTTTTAGCTAATTATCTAAAAAAAATAGAACCAAAATTTAAAGAAAGAATTCTTTTCTCTGAAGAAAAATTAGAAAATTTTGATGCTGTGATTGCTACAGGAAGTAATAATACGGCTCGTTATTTTGAATATTATTTTAGAAACAAACCTTCTATTATAAGAAAAAATAGAAATTCTGTAGCTATATTAAATGGTAGTGAAAATAAAGAAGAACTGTTTTTATTAGGTGAAGATATCTTTCGCTATTTTGGTCTAGGTTGTCGTAATGTCTCCAAAATCTTTATCCCTAAAAATTATGATTTTAAATTATTTTTTGAAGCTATTTACCCATATGGAGAAATTATTCATTATGAAAAATATGCTAACAATTATGATTATAATAAAGCTGTATTTCTAATGAGTTTATTTAAAATATTAGATAATGAATTTTTAACTATAAAAGAAGATACAAGCTATGCTTCTCCTATTTCTTCATTATTTTATGAATATTATGAAAATTTAGAAGACATTACAAATCGTCTTCTAAGAGATAAAGATCTAATTCAATGTGTTGTTTCAAATCATTTAACAGAAAACAGTATTCCTTTTGGTCAAACTCAAAAACCAAAACTTTGGGATTATGCAGATAATATTGATACCATTGCTTTCTTAAATTCATTATAA
- a CDS encoding ATP-binding cassette domain-containing protein, which translates to MYQNIGVEFLSKFKEIIAVAICAYLIIKGEMTIGTLLSISYVIGQLTNPIQNLVGFVRDTQDATIANKRISEIYDNKEEDNNQKIHIENTSFQTIKIEEVSFKYPGNFNPFVLENISFSIPENSITAIVGSSGSGKTSLLKLLLSYYPPTKGNIYLDELDLEKVKANHWRKKCGIVLQEGKIFSGTIAENIAIADEKN; encoded by the coding sequence ATGTATCAAAATATAGGTGTTGAATTTTTAAGTAAGTTTAAAGAAATTATAGCTGTTGCCATTTGTGCTTACCTAATTATAAAAGGAGAAATGACAATAGGGACCCTATTGAGTATTTCATATGTTATAGGTCAGTTAACAAATCCTATTCAGAATTTAGTTGGATTTGTTAGAGATACTCAAGATGCAACGATTGCCAATAAGAGGATAAGTGAAATTTATGATAATAAAGAAGAAGACAATAATCAAAAAATACATATTGAAAATACTTCCTTCCAGACTATAAAAATAGAAGAAGTTTCTTTTAAATACCCAGGAAATTTTAATCCATTTGTTTTAGAAAATATTTCTTTTTCAATTCCTGAAAATAGTATTACTGCAATTGTAGGGTCAAGTGGTAGTGGAAAAACATCTCTTTTAAAACTACTACTTTCTTATTATCCTCCTACAAAAGGAAATATTTATTTAGATGAATTAGATTTAGAAAAAGTTAAAGCTAATCATTGGAGAAAAAAATGTGGAATTGTTTTACAAGAAGGAAAAATATTTAGTGGTACAATTGCAGAAAATATAGCGATAGCAGATGAAAAAAATTGA
- a CDS encoding NAD(P)-dependent oxidoreductase, protein MKILANDGLSNQAISLLEKNGFEVITTKVAQEQLSNYLNKNQIEIIIVHTATKINQSIIDACPHLKVIGKLGIEKDTITINNNHPNNIFFLNTPNASVNAVAELTIGHLISGARYLHDSNRNMPLEGDTHFNELRKVYSTGLELKEKTLAVIGFGKTGKAVAKKALGLGMRVIATAKEKMQAPVDIEFYTGQKVTITIDLMPLEELLPLADFISLHVPKQESYLLTATEFEKMKQGVGIINTSMGELINEVELIEYLENKKISFVGLDVFQEEPNPAVQLLMHPDISLTPHIGGFTSETLNKMSIELANKIIDLYR, encoded by the coding sequence ATGAAAATCTTAGCAAATGATGGACTTTCTAATCAAGCCATCTCACTATTAGAAAAAAATGGATTTGAAGTAATAACTACTAAAGTAGCACAAGAGCAACTAAGTAATTATTTAAATAAAAATCAAATAGAAATAATAATTGTACATACAGCTACTAAAATCAATCAATCCATAATAGATGCTTGCCCTCATTTAAAAGTAATTGGAAAATTAGGAATTGAAAAAGATACTATAACAATAAACAATAATCATCCAAACAATATATTTTTTTTAAATACGCCCAATGCTTCTGTAAATGCTGTTGCCGAATTAACAATCGGTCATCTTATTTCTGGTGCTCGTTATCTACATGATTCTAATAGAAATATGCCATTAGAAGGTGATACACATTTTAATGAACTAAGAAAAGTATACAGTACAGGTCTAGAGTTAAAAGAAAAGACCCTAGCTGTTATTGGTTTTGGAAAAACAGGTAAAGCTGTAGCAAAAAAAGCATTAGGATTAGGAATGAGAGTTATTGCAACAGCAAAAGAAAAAATGCAAGCACCTGTAGACATAGAATTTTATACAGGACAAAAAGTTACCATTACAATTGATTTAATGCCTTTAGAAGAATTACTTCCTTTAGCTGATTTCATATCATTACATGTGCCTAAACAAGAAAGCTATCTCCTAACTGCTACCGAGTTTGAAAAAATGAAACAAGGTGTTGGTATAATTAATACCTCTATGGGTGAGCTTATAAATGAAGTAGAATTAATAGAATATTTAGAAAACAAAAAAATTAGTTTTGTAGGTTTAGATGTTTTTCAAGAAGAACCTAATCCCGCTGTACAATTGTTAATGCATCCAGATATATCACTAACACCACACATTGGAGGTTTTACTAGTGAAACTTTAAATAAAATGTCTATTGAATTAGCAAATAAAATTATTGATTTATACAGATAA